The following nucleotide sequence is from Microbulbifer sp. A4B17.
TATAAATAGCTAATTAAGCTTCATTTTTGTGACTTGATATTCTATATATAGAAAAAAGCGCTTTTTGTTTATATTTTGCGCTCTTTTTGGGTGGCTGGCTTTAATATCAAGCAATACCAGAGCTTCTAAAGAGGTGGCGGCTATAGAAGGATATCACTCTGTTTGGTAGAATTTTATGCCAGCTGGTAATCCAATATCTGTTATTTTTCGTTTAGTTGACTATTCCTGTTGAGGCCCGTGGAGCCACAGAATGATGCATACCTATGTATCAAAGAACTGAGTGTCTAAAATGCGGCATGGTTTTTGTTTGATCAATTATTAATATTTGCACAATTTCTAAGCGCAAATAACAAGTTTCTAGGGGTAGGATGAATAATGTCTGTGGCAGTCTTTTTACAGGGGCCCCACGGCCCGTTCTTTGCGAAGTTAGCAAAGAGACTTTCACAACAGGGCATAACTACGCACAAAATTAACTTTAATGGCGGTGATCGCTACTTTGCCTGGGCTGATTTTCAGGTTGATTTCACAGGGAGTGAAAGTGACTGGGCATCCTTCCTTAAGTCTTATTTATCTGAACATGGAGCTGAAGCTGTATTTGTTTATGGTGACTGCCGTCGTTATCACTCTCAAGCTCAAACTGTTTGCGAATCTTTGGGAGTTGCTTTTGGTGTGTTTGAAGAAGGGTATTTACGCCCGGACTTCGTCACGTTGGAGTGGGGTGGTGTCAATGCTTTTTCTCAGAAAGAATGGACTCGGGAGGCGATCGAAAAGTATGAACCTGATCAACGTGAAGTTTGTGTATCGCCGGTAGGACAAACATTTTGGCATCGTGCTTATTATGCAGCGGGCTACTACGCAGCGCTGCGTCTGGCTCGCTCTGAATTTCCAGTTTACCATCACCACCGAAACCGGGATTGGAAGGCAGAGGGATTTTGTTGGCTGAAGAGCTTTGTACGTAAAGGGCTGTATAAAGTAACAGAGCGGAATTTAACTTCTAAGCTCACAGGAGAATTAAGCCAGCGTTTCTTTTTGTTTCCCCTTCAGACTCGCGATGATTTCCAGCTACGAGAACATTCTGACCTCCTCTCAATAGAAAATGCCATTGATCGAGTGCTGCAATCGTTTGCGAAGAATGCTCCGGATGATACTGTGGTTGTTTTAAAGCATCACCCTATGGATCGTGGTTTCTGTAATTACCAGAAATTAATTGACGGTTTAGAGGTTCGTTATGGTATTCAGGGGCGGGTTGTCTATTGTCATGACTTGCACTTGCCTACTCTACTGGACCATGCGCGCGGCGTAGTCACCATTAATAGTACTGTTGGTATCTCAGCCCTTCTCCACGAAGTACCGACAAAGGTGCTCGGACGTGCACTATACGATATCCCAGGCTTAACACATCAAGGCACTTTATCCAGTTTTTGGGTTGGGCCCGAGAGTGTGGATATTCGTTTTTTCAAACGATTTCATACCTACTTGTACGAGCAAACCCAGTTGGATGGTAGCTTCTCAAAGGCAGTCGGCGTCACAATTGATGGTGTGGTTAGGCGCATAGAATCTGCAGCTGTGGGTAGCCCCCAGGCCAAGCTTTCTATTGCTGGCGCAAATGATGCCGGCTGATTGGTCTTGCGGGTTCGAACTGTTGTCTAGAAATTTTGCAGCCTTTACCTCTCGGTTTTAAGCATTTTGTTCTGCTCTCAGCTCTCGCTATTGTTTGTTTAAAAAACAGGCTGATCTGGATCGTCTAACCTGTTAGACTGCGCGGCCTTTTACCCACCGCTCCGGTCCCGCGATAGGGACTTTGGCTTCAAGTGAATTCCGAAATGACCGATACCCCTAAAGCGGCCGGCTTCGACCAGTTGGGTCTGCCGTCTGAAATTCTCAGCGCCATCGAAAAGCTCGGCTATGAGACTCCCTCCCCGATCCAGGCACAAACTATTCCGTCCCTGCTGGAGGGGCGGGATGTGCTAGGCCAGGCCCAGACCGGCACTGGCAAGACCGCAGCCTTTGCGCTGCCGCTACTCTCCCAGCTGGACCTGAACGATCGTCGTCCCCAGGCACTGGTGCTGGCACCGACCCGCGAGCTGGCTATTCAGGTGGCTGAAGCCTGCCAGTCTTACGCATCCAAGTTGAAAGGT
It contains:
- a CDS encoding capsule biosynthesis protein, whose product is MSVAVFLQGPHGPFFAKLAKRLSQQGITTHKINFNGGDRYFAWADFQVDFTGSESDWASFLKSYLSEHGAEAVFVYGDCRRYHSQAQTVCESLGVAFGVFEEGYLRPDFVTLEWGGVNAFSQKEWTREAIEKYEPDQREVCVSPVGQTFWHRAYYAAGYYAALRLARSEFPVYHHHRNRDWKAEGFCWLKSFVRKGLYKVTERNLTSKLTGELSQRFFLFPLQTRDDFQLREHSDLLSIENAIDRVLQSFAKNAPDDTVVVLKHHPMDRGFCNYQKLIDGLEVRYGIQGRVVYCHDLHLPTLLDHARGVVTINSTVGISALLHEVPTKVLGRALYDIPGLTHQGTLSSFWVGPESVDIRFFKRFHTYLYEQTQLDGSFSKAVGVTIDGVVRRIESAAVGSPQAKLSIAGANDAG